A genomic region of Pelodiscus sinensis isolate JC-2024 chromosome 1, ASM4963464v1, whole genome shotgun sequence contains the following coding sequences:
- the IGSF5 gene encoding immunoglobulin superfamily member 5 isoform X3, producing the protein MDSLQKFILFTFILFASLTDFGFDCSIVNGPANATVLVGSEARFNCTVFKGWRIIIWTLNTNPVLSASNVGGAIITIDRFTQQNYTSGDEFTSELIIHNVQQNDSGKIECSIQTTDPNSYAFLSVQVNGSLFIKNHNLTVRKNETVDIVCEALGWAPAPNMTWMINNSSVDKSRYVTNHSQGSNDLHNEVSTLTLTPMANETLTCLADIEALPEPQNSTVTLIVQDFLAENGKQEDSTRTRTIILAVTLSIGFLLLIIIIFIIIYCCLKNKESTYQKELRSHSSFPKGLQFLSSRTRIRSQFHIRGAL; encoded by the exons ATGGATAGCCTCCAGAAATTTATTCTGTTCACTTTTATCCTATTCGCCTCACTAACAG ATTTTGGCTTTGATTGTTCTATTGTAAATGGCCCTGCTAATGCAACAGTCCTAGTTGGTTCAGAGGCTCGGTTTAACTGTACTGTGTTCAAAGGATGGCGAATAATAATTTGGACTTTAAACACAAATCCTGTTTTATCAGCAAGTAATGTTGGCGGAGCTATTATAACAATAGATCGCTTCACTCAACAAAATTATACCAGTGGTGATGAATTTACTTCAGAGCTGATCATCCACAATGTCCAACAGAATGATTCTGGAAAAATAGAATGCAGCATCCAAACGACTGATCCCAACAGCTatgcttttctttctgtgcaAG TTAATGGATCTTTGTTCATTAAAAATCACAACTTGACAGTAAGAAAGAATGAAACAGTTGACATTGTTTGTGAAGCCTTAGGATGGGCTCCAGCTCCAAACATGACCTGGATGATAAATAATTCTTCTGTAGATAAGTCCAGGTATGTTACTAACCACAGTCAAGGATCTAATGATCTTCACAATGAAGTGAGCACTTTAACTTTGACTCCAATGGCCAATGAGACGCTGACTTGTTTAGCTGACATAGAGGCACTTCCTGAGCCCCAGAATTCAACTGTGACTCTTATTGTGCAAGACTTCCTTGCAG AAAATGGCAAGCAAGAAGACAGTACACGCACACGGACTATTATACTTGCAGTCACATTGTCAATTGGTTTTCTTCTTCtgatcattattatttttataataataTACTGCTGCCTAAAAAACAAAG aGTCCACCTATCAAAAGGAGTTGAG